One Curtobacterium herbarum genomic window carries:
- a CDS encoding leucyl aminopeptidase translates to MVRPTLSTTSSSPSSVDADVLVLGVRPGADGAPATLVPSAAGPVDGLADLDLAAVGATGAKDQLVRIPGGSAVGVAAAGIALVGLGSATGPAAVRTAAGSAVRQLPHVAAIALALPTEDDATVAAALEGAALGAYSFTRHKGAGTTGPTRGDQRITVVAPASVNADATVRPAIVADAAALVRDLVNTAAGDLGPSDVADVARAQAEGLPLTVEVLDETELAEQGFGGIAGVGQGSVRPPRLVVVRYEPAGATKHLALVGKGITFDSGGLSLKPAASMLGMKTDMTGAATVLAATVAAARLGLDTKVTAWLCLAENMPSGSAIRPGDVLTLKNGKTVEVTNTDAEGRLVLGDGMAAASLEQPDAIVDIATLTGAQMVALGDRTTGLMGSDDLVAQVRALAETVAEPIWPMPLPEELDGRLSSDVADMVNATVGQTAGGMLLAAKFLERFVGETAEGTTIPWAHLDIAGPSENRGAGYGWLGKGATAVMVRTLVALAEDLQSK, encoded by the coding sequence ATGGTCCGACCGACGCTCTCCACCACTTCTTCGTCCCCTTCCTCCGTCGACGCCGACGTCCTCGTCCTGGGCGTCCGCCCGGGCGCCGACGGCGCGCCGGCCACCCTCGTGCCGTCCGCGGCCGGCCCCGTCGACGGGCTCGCCGACCTCGACCTCGCCGCCGTCGGCGCGACCGGCGCGAAGGACCAGCTCGTCCGGATCCCCGGCGGATCGGCCGTCGGCGTCGCCGCCGCGGGCATCGCCCTCGTCGGGCTCGGCAGCGCCACCGGCCCGGCCGCCGTCCGCACCGCTGCCGGCAGCGCGGTCCGTCAGCTGCCGCACGTCGCCGCCATCGCCCTGGCCCTGCCCACCGAGGACGACGCGACCGTCGCCGCGGCACTCGAGGGCGCCGCGCTCGGCGCCTACTCGTTCACCCGCCACAAGGGCGCCGGCACGACCGGCCCGACCCGGGGCGACCAGCGCATCACGGTCGTCGCACCGGCCTCGGTCAACGCCGACGCCACCGTCCGCCCGGCGATCGTCGCGGACGCGGCCGCGCTGGTCCGCGACCTCGTCAACACCGCCGCCGGGGACCTGGGTCCGTCCGACGTCGCCGACGTCGCCCGCGCCCAGGCCGAGGGGCTGCCCCTCACCGTCGAGGTCCTCGACGAGACCGAACTCGCCGAGCAGGGCTTCGGCGGCATCGCCGGCGTCGGCCAGGGCTCGGTCCGGCCGCCCCGGCTCGTCGTCGTCCGCTACGAACCGGCCGGCGCGACGAAGCACCTCGCCCTCGTCGGCAAGGGCATCACGTTCGACTCCGGCGGGCTCTCGCTCAAGCCGGCGGCGTCGATGCTCGGCATGAAGACCGACATGACCGGAGCCGCCACCGTGCTCGCGGCGACCGTCGCAGCCGCACGCCTGGGCCTCGACACGAAGGTCACCGCCTGGCTCTGCCTGGCCGAGAACATGCCGTCCGGGTCCGCCATCCGTCCGGGTGACGTCCTGACGCTGAAGAACGGCAAGACCGTCGAGGTCACGAACACCGACGCCGAGGGCCGACTCGTCCTCGGTGACGGCATGGCCGCGGCGTCGCTCGAGCAGCCCGACGCGATCGTCGACATCGCCACCCTGACCGGCGCCCAGATGGTCGCCCTGGGTGACCGCACCACCGGCCTGATGGGCAGCGACGACCTCGTCGCACAAGTGCGTGCCCTCGCCGAGACCGTCGCGGAGCCGATCTGGCCGATGCCGCTGCCGGAAGAGCTCGACGGCCGTCTCAGCAGCGACGTCGCCGACATGGTCAACGCCACCGTCGGGCAGACCGCGGGCGGCATGCTGCTCGCCGCGAAGTTCCTCGAGCGCTTCGTCGGGGAGACCGCCGAGGGCACCACGATCCCGTGGGCACACCTCGACATCGCCGGCCCGTCCGAGAACCGCGGGGCCGGCTACGGCTGGCTCGGCAAGGGCGCGACCGCCGTGATGGTCCGCACCCTGGTCGCACTCGCAGAAGACCTGCAGTCCAAGTAG
- a CDS encoding DUF4191 domain-containing protein, whose amino-acid sequence MARSSSSRTPAKEPGRLKQMYQVFTMTRRADPSSVWWFALAFLGPVVVGVLAALLIPGQNWLAITLWIIAGVMLGVLLFLIVLSRLAERAAYSQIEGQPGAVGAVLSNSLRRQWRSSEMPVAVHGRSQAAVYRAVGNPGVVLITEGPVTNLTRQVEEERRKVARIVPNVPIHVVNVGDADGQVTLHKLPRAMNKYKKALNRTEVLAVSNRLDSLTHGPAAAIPKGIDPTRVRAGRPR is encoded by the coding sequence ATGGCACGCAGCAGTTCCTCCAGAACCCCGGCGAAGGAGCCCGGTCGTCTCAAGCAGATGTACCAGGTCTTCACCATGACCCGTCGGGCCGACCCCAGTTCCGTCTGGTGGTTCGCCCTCGCGTTCCTCGGGCCGGTCGTGGTCGGCGTCCTCGCGGCGCTGCTCATCCCGGGTCAGAACTGGCTCGCGATCACGCTCTGGATCATCGCCGGCGTGATGCTCGGTGTGCTGCTCTTCCTGATCGTGCTCAGCCGTCTCGCCGAGCGTGCCGCGTACTCGCAGATCGAAGGCCAGCCCGGCGCCGTCGGTGCCGTCCTGTCGAACTCACTGCGTCGGCAGTGGCGCTCCAGCGAGATGCCCGTCGCCGTCCACGGTCGGTCGCAGGCGGCCGTCTACCGTGCCGTCGGGAACCCGGGCGTCGTCCTGATCACCGAGGGCCCGGTCACGAACCTCACCCGTCAGGTCGAGGAAGAGCGTCGCAAGGTCGCACGTATCGTGCCGAACGTCCCGATCCACGTCGTCAACGTCGGGGACGCGGACGGCCAGGTCACGCTCCACAAGCTGCCGCGTGCGATGAACAAGTACAAGAAGGCGCTGAACCGCACCGAGGTCCTGGCGGTCTCGAACCGTCTCGACTCCCTCACCCACGGTCCGGCTGCGGCGATCCCGAAGGGCATCGACCCGACGCGGGTCCGTGCCGGTCGCCCGCGCTGA
- the sucB gene encoding 2-oxoglutarate dehydrogenase, E2 component, dihydrolipoamide succinyltransferase, which yields MSESVNLPALGESVTEGTVTRWLKNVGDRIEVDEPLLEVSTDKVDTEIPSPVAGVIEEILVQEDETVEVGTALVKIGDGSGGSDSSDQGGSESTEAVAEDTEPETAPSTEQDTEAKAPEPTEPEPTPAGQTQPAAPQAPSAPPAASPVPQAAPVPPPAAAPPAAVPAPAKAAPAPAAAPAAAAPSSTPSAEVPNPTANGAASGYVTPLVRKMANEQGVDLSTVTGTGVGGRIRKEDVLAAASAAAATPAAPASGSSAPAPSGPFVAEVSPLRGTREKMTRLRKVVAERAVQSMTSTAQLTSVVEVDVTKVAQFRDAHKAEFLEKTGSKLSFMPFFALAASEALKAHPKINSTVDGDEIVYPESENVSIAVDTERGLLTPVIKDAASLDLAQFSKSIADLAERTRNNQLKPDELAGGTFTLTNTGSRGALFDTPVVFLPQSAILGTGIVTKRPAVVKVDGQEAIAIRSFVYLALSYDHRIIDGADASRYLVAVKNRLEEGNFAPNLGY from the coding sequence ATGAGCGAATCCGTCAACCTCCCGGCGCTCGGAGAGAGCGTCACCGAGGGTACGGTCACCCGATGGCTGAAGAACGTCGGTGACCGGATCGAGGTCGACGAGCCGCTGCTCGAGGTCTCCACCGACAAGGTCGACACCGAGATCCCGTCGCCGGTCGCCGGCGTCATCGAGGAGATCCTCGTCCAGGAGGACGAGACCGTCGAGGTCGGCACCGCCCTGGTCAAGATCGGTGACGGCTCCGGCGGCAGTGACTCGTCCGACCAGGGTGGGTCCGAGTCGACCGAGGCAGTCGCCGAGGACACCGAGCCGGAGACGGCGCCGAGCACGGAGCAGGACACCGAGGCGAAGGCCCCGGAGCCCACCGAGCCCGAGCCGACCCCTGCTGGCCAGACCCAGCCGGCAGCACCCCAGGCACCGTCGGCACCGCCCGCCGCGTCGCCGGTGCCGCAGGCAGCGCCGGTCCCGCCGCCCGCCGCGGCCCCGCCGGCAGCCGTCCCCGCCCCGGCCAAGGCCGCACCGGCTCCGGCCGCTGCCCCCGCCGCCGCAGCCCCCTCGTCGACGCCGTCGGCCGAGGTCCCGAACCCCACCGCCAACGGTGCGGCCTCCGGGTACGTCACGCCGCTCGTGCGCAAGATGGCGAACGAGCAGGGTGTCGACCTGTCGACCGTCACCGGCACCGGCGTCGGTGGACGCATCCGCAAGGAGGACGTGCTCGCCGCGGCCTCCGCTGCTGCAGCCACCCCCGCCGCACCCGCGTCCGGCTCGTCGGCTCCGGCACCGTCCGGCCCGTTCGTCGCCGAGGTCTCGCCGCTCCGCGGGACCCGCGAGAAGATGACGCGCCTGCGCAAGGTCGTCGCCGAGCGTGCGGTGCAGTCGATGACCTCGACGGCACAGCTCACCAGCGTGGTCGAGGTCGACGTGACCAAGGTCGCGCAGTTCCGCGACGCCCACAAGGCCGAGTTCCTCGAGAAGACCGGCTCGAAGCTCTCCTTCATGCCGTTCTTCGCCCTGGCGGCGTCCGAGGCGCTCAAGGCACACCCGAAGATCAACTCGACCGTGGACGGCGACGAGATCGTCTACCCGGAGTCCGAGAACGTCTCCATCGCGGTGGACACCGAGCGCGGCCTGCTCACCCCGGTGATCAAGGACGCGGCGTCACTCGACCTCGCCCAGTTCTCGAAGTCGATCGCCGACCTGGCCGAGCGCACCCGCAACAACCAGCTCAAGCCCGACGAGCTCGCCGGTGGCACGTTCACGCTGACCAACACCGGTTCGCGCGGCGCGCTGTTCGACACCCCGGTGGTCTTCCTGCCGCAGTCGGCGATCCTCGGCACGGGCATCGTGACGAAGCGCCCGGCGGTCGTGAAGGTCGACGGACAGGAAGCGATCGCGATCCGCTCGTTCGTCTACCTGGCGCTGTCCTACGACCACCGCATCATCGACGGCGCGGACGCGTCCCGGTACCTGGTGGCCGTGAAGAACCGTCTGGAAGAGGGCAACTTCGCCCCCAACCTGGGCTACTGA
- a CDS encoding glycoside hydrolase family 26 protein, giving the protein MSDLDRPSSAWWAPSTKHAKRTALGMAAIVAVLALITWSIWISPSGPVSTAVNRALGVPTKQEPSADVDAMQAKLAAAQQRIWKLEGKLQSTTAQSGSRGDQVTQLKAQIADLRSQLGHARSAASAHGSGHGAGSGSGGSSSSGTTVTAGKAAGSTSGGSGQGGGPTVAPGNGGPSTDPDPGTPVDVPTKAEVLAQQSRWYGLYTAQSPFNWAEYDEVSRQVGKATNMVGYFQGFDQDFNVGAVQRSWNNGRIPMLTWETRPATTGNDQPFVAGYSNADITGGAFDDYLTKYADALKANGQPVVIRLDHEMNGSWYNWSDGTDQKNAPGSYVAMWKHVHDVFQREGANDYVIWNWSPTRIDALGNAKYQTVDYMRAYYPGADYVDWVGMSGYYRKAEETPTFATTFGRTLEQIRQVAPGKHILLSEIGATETGAAVSNGQKSQWIDSLFDALADPANSDVIGFAYFSETATTVVDGARTTNDWRLNSRADSLAAFAAGIARTDTDYDLQEVKK; this is encoded by the coding sequence TTGTCTGATCTCGACCGCCCCTCGTCCGCCTGGTGGGCACCCTCCACCAAGCACGCCAAGCGCACCGCGCTCGGCATGGCGGCCATCGTCGCCGTCCTCGCCCTCATCACCTGGTCCATCTGGATCTCGCCCTCCGGACCGGTCTCCACCGCGGTCAACCGGGCGCTCGGCGTCCCGACCAAGCAGGAGCCGTCGGCCGACGTCGACGCCATGCAGGCGAAGCTCGCGGCCGCGCAGCAGCGGATCTGGAAGCTCGAGGGGAAGCTGCAGAGCACCACGGCGCAGTCCGGCTCACGCGGTGACCAGGTCACCCAGCTCAAGGCGCAGATCGCGGACCTGCGGTCGCAGCTCGGGCACGCCCGCTCCGCAGCGTCGGCGCACGGCTCCGGCCACGGGGCCGGGTCCGGTTCGGGAGGCTCGTCCTCCTCCGGCACGACGGTCACGGCGGGCAAGGCGGCCGGCTCCACCTCCGGCGGCTCCGGTCAGGGCGGTGGCCCGACCGTCGCGCCCGGCAACGGTGGTCCCTCGACCGACCCGGACCCCGGCACCCCGGTCGACGTCCCGACCAAGGCCGAGGTCCTCGCCCAGCAGTCCCGCTGGTACGGCCTGTACACCGCGCAGTCGCCCTTCAACTGGGCCGAGTACGACGAGGTGTCACGGCAGGTCGGCAAGGCGACGAACATGGTCGGCTACTTCCAGGGATTCGACCAGGACTTCAACGTCGGCGCCGTGCAGCGGTCGTGGAACAACGGTCGCATCCCGATGCTCACGTGGGAGACCCGGCCGGCCACGACCGGCAACGACCAGCCGTTCGTCGCCGGGTACTCGAACGCCGACATCACCGGTGGCGCGTTCGACGACTACCTGACGAAGTACGCCGACGCCCTCAAGGCGAACGGGCAGCCCGTCGTGATCCGTCTCGACCACGAGATGAACGGCAGTTGGTACAACTGGTCCGACGGCACCGACCAGAAGAACGCACCGGGCTCGTACGTGGCGATGTGGAAGCACGTGCACGACGTGTTCCAGCGCGAGGGTGCGAACGACTACGTCATCTGGAACTGGTCGCCGACCCGCATCGACGCCCTGGGGAACGCGAAGTACCAGACCGTCGACTACATGCGGGCGTACTACCCGGGCGCGGACTACGTCGACTGGGTCGGCATGAGCGGGTACTACCGCAAGGCCGAGGAGACCCCGACCTTCGCCACCACCTTCGGTCGCACGCTCGAGCAGATCCGGCAGGTCGCACCCGGCAAGCACATCCTGCTCAGCGAGATCGGCGCGACCGAGACCGGTGCCGCCGTGTCGAACGGGCAGAAGTCGCAGTGGATCGACTCGCTGTTCGACGCCCTCGCCGACCCCGCCAACTCGGACGTCATCGGGTTCGCGTACTTCAGCGAGACCGCCACCACGGTCGTCGACGGTGCCCGCACCACGAACGACTGGCGACTCAACTCCCGTGCCGACAGCCTGGCGGCGTTCGCTGCCGGCATCGCCCGCACCGACACCGACTACGACCTGCAGGAGGTCAAGAAGTGA
- the glnA gene encoding type I glutamate--ammonia ligase translates to MFSDSSEVLAFIKDTDVKFLDIRFTDLPGVQQHFNIPASTVDEDFFAVGQLFDGSSIRGFASIHESDMQLIPDVTTAYVDPFRAERTLIMVFDIYNPRNGEIYGRDPRQVAKKAEKYLASTGIADTAFFAPEAEFYIFDDVRYSVTQNESFFSVDSEEGAWNSGREEEGGNLANKTPYKGGYFPVSPVDKTADLRDDISLKLIDAGLELERAHHEVGTGGQQEINYKFDTLVHAADDILKFKYIVKNTAEQWGKVATFMPKPLFGDNGSGMHTHQSLWSDGSPLFYDENGYGGLSDLARWYIGGLLKHAPAVLAFTNPTINSYHRLIPGFEAPVNLVYSAGNRSASIRIPITGTNPKAKRIEFRAPDASGNPYLAFAVQLMAGLDGIQNRIEPHEPVDKDLYELPPEEAKNIPQVPASLGAALDALEADHEFLLKGNVFTEDLIQTWIDYKREKEILPMAQRPHPFEYELYFGV, encoded by the coding sequence ATGTTCAGCGATTCCTCCGAGGTGCTTGCCTTCATCAAGGACACGGACGTCAAGTTCCTCGACATCCGGTTCACGGACCTCCCCGGGGTCCAGCAGCACTTCAACATCCCCGCATCAACGGTCGACGAGGACTTCTTCGCCGTCGGTCAGCTCTTCGACGGCTCCTCGATCCGCGGCTTCGCGTCGATCCACGAGTCGGACATGCAGCTCATCCCCGACGTGACGACGGCCTACGTGGACCCGTTCCGTGCGGAGCGCACGCTGATCATGGTGTTCGACATCTACAACCCGCGCAACGGCGAGATCTACGGCCGTGACCCGCGTCAGGTCGCCAAGAAGGCCGAGAAGTACCTCGCCTCCACCGGCATCGCGGACACGGCGTTCTTCGCCCCCGAGGCCGAGTTCTACATCTTCGACGACGTCCGCTACTCGGTGACGCAGAACGAGTCGTTCTTCTCGGTCGACTCCGAAGAGGGCGCCTGGAACTCCGGACGCGAAGAAGAGGGCGGCAACCTCGCCAACAAGACGCCGTACAAGGGTGGCTACTTCCCGGTGTCGCCGGTCGACAAGACCGCCGACCTCCGCGACGACATCTCCCTCAAGCTGATCGACGCGGGCCTCGAGCTCGAGCGTGCGCACCACGAGGTGGGCACCGGCGGCCAGCAGGAGATCAACTACAAGTTCGACACGCTGGTCCACGCGGCGGACGACATCCTGAAGTTCAAGTACATCGTGAAGAACACGGCCGAGCAGTGGGGCAAGGTCGCGACCTTCATGCCGAAGCCGCTCTTCGGTGACAACGGCTCGGGCATGCACACCCACCAGTCGCTGTGGTCCGACGGCAGCCCGCTGTTCTACGACGAGAACGGCTACGGCGGCCTGTCCGACCTGGCCCGCTGGTACATCGGTGGCCTGCTCAAGCACGCCCCGGCGGTCCTGGCCTTCACCAACCCGACGATCAACTCGTACCACCGTCTGATCCCGGGCTTCGAAGCACCCGTCAACCTGGTCTACTCGGCGGGCAACCGGTCGGCTTCGATCCGCATCCCGATCACCGGCACGAACCCGAAGGCCAAGCGCATCGAGTTCCGCGCGCCCGACGCCTCCGGCAACCCGTACCTGGCGTTCGCCGTCCAGCTGATGGCGGGCCTCGACGGCATCCAGAACCGCATCGAGCCGCACGAGCCGGTCGACAAGGACCTCTACGAGCTCCCCCCGGAGGAGGCGAAGAACATCCCGCAGGTGCCGGCCTCGCTCGGTGCTGCGCTGGACGCACTCGAGGCGGACCACGAGTTCCTCCTCAAGGGCAACGTCTTCACCGAGGACCTGATCCAGACCTGGATCGACTACAAGCGCGAGAAGGAGATCCTCCCGATGGCGCAGCGCCCGCACCCGTTCGAGTACGAGCTGTACTTCGGCGTCTGA
- the lpdA gene encoding dihydrolipoyl dehydrogenase → MTEQTYDVVVLGGGSGGYAAALRAAELGMSVALIEGDKLGGTCLHRGCIPTKALLHSAEIADGARDAEKYGVIAEFAGVDVPKVIEYQQGVINSKYKGLQGLIKARGITVVEGWGRLTSQNTVQVGDQTVTGRNVVLATGSYSKSLPGLEIGGRVITSETALRMDYVPNKVVILGGGVIGVEFASVWKSFGAEVTIVEGLPHLIPAEDESMSKQLERAFRKRGIEFSLGVRFQGVEQHENGVVVTLENGKTYDGDVLLVAVGRGPLTQNVGYEEVGVAMDRGFVTTNERLATNLPNVYAVGDIVPGLQLAHRGFQQGMFVAEEIAGLNPVVISDTNIPKVTYSDPEVASVGLSQSKAEEQYGADKIDSYEYNLAGNGKSHIIGTSGAVKVVRVIDGPVVGISMIGARVGELIAEAQLAVNWEAHPEDVAPLVHAHPTQSEALGEALLHLAGKPLHAL, encoded by the coding sequence GTGACGGAACAGACTTACGACGTCGTGGTCCTCGGTGGCGGCAGCGGCGGCTACGCCGCAGCGCTCCGAGCCGCCGAACTCGGGATGAGCGTCGCGCTCATCGAGGGCGACAAGCTCGGAGGGACCTGCCTGCACCGCGGCTGCATCCCGACGAAGGCGCTGCTGCACTCGGCCGAGATCGCCGACGGCGCCCGCGACGCGGAGAAGTACGGCGTCATCGCCGAGTTCGCCGGCGTGGACGTGCCCAAGGTCATCGAGTACCAGCAGGGCGTCATCAACTCGAAGTACAAGGGCCTGCAGGGTCTCATCAAGGCCCGCGGCATCACCGTCGTCGAGGGCTGGGGTCGTCTGACCTCGCAGAACACCGTGCAGGTCGGCGACCAGACCGTCACCGGTCGCAACGTCGTCCTGGCCACCGGCTCCTACTCGAAGTCGCTGCCCGGTCTCGAGATCGGCGGCCGGGTCATCACCTCCGAGACCGCCCTCCGCATGGACTACGTCCCGAACAAGGTCGTCATCCTCGGCGGTGGCGTCATCGGCGTCGAGTTCGCCAGCGTCTGGAAGTCGTTCGGGGCCGAGGTCACGATCGTCGAGGGCCTGCCGCACCTGATCCCGGCCGAGGACGAGTCGATGTCCAAGCAGCTCGAGCGCGCGTTCCGCAAGCGCGGCATCGAGTTCTCGCTGGGCGTCCGGTTCCAGGGCGTCGAGCAGCACGAGAACGGCGTCGTCGTGACGCTCGAGAACGGCAAGACCTACGACGGCGACGTCCTCCTGGTCGCCGTCGGTCGTGGCCCGCTGACGCAGAACGTCGGCTACGAAGAGGTCGGTGTCGCCATGGACCGCGGGTTCGTCACGACGAACGAGCGCCTCGCCACCAACCTGCCGAACGTGTACGCCGTCGGCGACATCGTCCCGGGCCTGCAGCTCGCCCACCGCGGCTTCCAGCAGGGCATGTTCGTCGCCGAGGAGATCGCCGGCCTCAACCCGGTCGTCATCTCGGACACGAACATCCCGAAGGTCACGTACTCCGACCCCGAGGTCGCCTCCGTCGGCCTGTCGCAGTCGAAGGCCGAAGAGCAGTACGGCGCCGACAAGATCGACTCGTACGAGTACAACCTGGCCGGCAACGGCAAGAGCCACATCATCGGCACGTCCGGTGCGGTCAAGGTCGTGCGCGTCATCGACGGCCCCGTCGTCGGCATCAGCATGATCGGCGCCCGCGTCGGCGAGCTCATCGCCGAGGCCCAGCTCGCCGTGAACTGGGAAGCCCACCCCGAGGACGTCGCGCCGCTCGTGCACGCCCACCCGACGCAGAGCGAAGCGCTCGGCGAAGCGCTCCTGCACCTCGCGGGCAAGCCGCTCCACGCGCTGTGA
- a CDS encoding UDP-glucose dehydrogenase family protein, giving the protein MTASKKSADTRPAPVISVIGTGYLGATHAAAMAEMGFETIGVDVDPAKLAALSAGEVPFFEPGLPELITKHVASGALRFTSDIASAVAAADVHFVCVGTPQKAGSHAANLAYVESATRGVAENLTHPGLIVGKSTVPVGTAARLRGIVSEFTPAGIDAELIWNPEFLREGKAVEDTLHPDRLVWGGASEAADAVIREVYAAPISEGTPVITTDLATAELVKVSANAFLATKISFINAISEMCAIAGADVTTLADALGHDARIGRKFLNAGLGFGGGCLPKDIRALMHRANEIGAGRVVGLMQQVDEINMGQRQRVIDMAIESAGGSVLNRRIAVVGAAFKPLTDDVRDSPALNVAAALHLRGAQVTLWDPEAMETARRSFPTLTYAASMTEAIEGADLVLVLTEWHDVVEADPVALGAVVGQRVVIDARNCLPIGRWVAAGWTVRSLGRPTPVTGAPVSVAAGTLDALATIR; this is encoded by the coding sequence GTGACCGCATCGAAGAAGTCCGCCGACACCCGACCCGCACCCGTCATCAGCGTCATCGGCACCGGGTACCTCGGTGCCACGCACGCGGCCGCCATGGCCGAGATGGGCTTCGAGACCATCGGCGTGGACGTCGACCCCGCGAAGCTCGCTGCGCTGTCCGCCGGCGAGGTCCCGTTCTTCGAGCCCGGCCTGCCCGAGCTCATCACGAAGCACGTGGCCAGCGGCGCGCTCCGCTTCACCTCGGACATCGCGTCCGCCGTCGCTGCTGCCGACGTCCACTTCGTGTGCGTCGGCACACCCCAGAAGGCCGGCTCGCACGCCGCGAACCTCGCGTACGTCGAGAGCGCCACCCGCGGTGTCGCCGAGAACCTCACCCACCCGGGCCTCATCGTCGGCAAGTCGACCGTACCCGTCGGCACCGCGGCCCGGCTCCGCGGCATCGTCAGCGAGTTCACGCCCGCCGGCATCGACGCGGAGCTGATCTGGAACCCGGAGTTCCTCCGCGAGGGCAAGGCCGTCGAGGACACCCTGCACCCGGACCGTCTGGTCTGGGGTGGTGCGTCCGAGGCCGCCGACGCCGTGATCCGGGAGGTCTACGCCGCACCCATCAGCGAGGGCACCCCGGTCATCACGACGGACCTCGCCACCGCCGAGCTCGTCAAGGTCAGCGCGAACGCGTTCCTCGCCACGAAGATCTCGTTCATCAACGCGATCTCCGAGATGTGTGCGATCGCCGGTGCGGACGTGACGACGCTCGCCGACGCCCTGGGCCACGACGCCCGCATCGGCCGGAAGTTCCTGAACGCCGGGCTCGGCTTCGGCGGGGGCTGCCTGCCGAAGGACATCCGTGCGCTGATGCACCGCGCGAACGAGATCGGTGCCGGCCGGGTGGTCGGGCTCATGCAGCAGGTCGACGAGATCAACATGGGCCAGCGCCAGCGGGTCATCGACATGGCGATCGAGTCCGCCGGGGGATCGGTCCTCAACCGCCGCATCGCCGTCGTCGGGGCGGCGTTCAAGCCCCTCACCGACGACGTCCGCGACTCGCCCGCGCTCAACGTCGCCGCCGCACTGCACCTCCGCGGTGCCCAGGTCACGCTCTGGGACCCGGAGGCGATGGAGACCGCCCGCCGCTCGTTCCCGACCCTCACGTACGCCGCGTCGATGACCGAGGCGATCGAGGGCGCCGACCTCGTCCTCGTCCTCACCGAGTGGCACGACGTCGTCGAGGCCGATCCGGTCGCCCTCGGCGCCGTCGTCGGCCAGCGTGTCGTCATCGACGCGCGCAACTGCCTGCCGATCGGGCGCTGGGTCGCGGCGGGCTGGACGGTCCGTTCCCTGGGCCGGCCGACCCCGGTCACGGGCGCTCCCGTGAGCGTCGCCGCCGGCACGCTCGACGCCCTGGCCACCATCCGCTGA
- a CDS encoding RDD family protein — protein sequence MARSTLPSSPAAGSGRTEWPGKVLGLPESGPRSMGSFGRRFLGLVIDWALASLLSLAFGTYGAAGNFVTLGIFAVLQIVFIALLSGSFGHVCVGLRVVPVRGGYVGVWRPVVRTVLLCIVVPVLIHAKDGRPLHDAVAGTVLVRR from the coding sequence ATGGCCCGCTCCACTCTGCCCTCCTCGCCCGCTGCCGGTTCCGGGCGCACCGAGTGGCCGGGCAAGGTCCTCGGGCTGCCGGAGTCCGGACCCCGCAGCATGGGCTCCTTCGGACGCCGGTTCCTGGGCCTCGTCATCGACTGGGCACTGGCATCGCTGCTGTCCCTGGCGTTCGGGACCTACGGTGCGGCGGGCAACTTCGTGACGCTCGGGATCTTCGCCGTACTGCAGATCGTGTTCATCGCACTGCTGTCCGGGTCCTTCGGGCACGTCTGCGTCGGACTCCGGGTGGTGCCGGTTCGCGGCGGCTACGTCGGGGTGTGGCGGCCGGTCGTCCGCACGGTCCTGCTCTGCATCGTCGTCCCCGTGCTCATCCACGCGAAGGACGGGCGGCCGCTGCACGACGCGGTCGCCGGGACGGTGCTCGTCCGGCGCTGA